CACTTCATCAGCTCGCTCATGGAATCGGGCGTGGAGTTTATCGCTTGCGACTTTCCGGAGGCGAATCGCCTAACGGTGCATATACTCGCGGCGGTAGCAGAGCATGAGGCCAGCATGATTTCCGCTCGTACAAGGTCAGCTCTTGCAGCGGCGAAGGCGCGGGGACGGATCTTGGGAGGACAGAGAGGACCCTTAGACCGTATGGCAGCAATGTCAAGGAAAGGAACAGTTGCTAGCGGTGTTGCTCGGAGTAAAACAGCCGCCAAGCGCCGGGATGACCTTCTTCCGGTAATTCTAGAACTGCAACAAAAGGGTGCCGGGTCGCTACGGGCGGTCGCGAGAGGATTAGACTTGCTCGGCTTGACCACCTCTCAGGGGGGAAGATGGTCAGCTGTTCAGGTGCAAAGAATTCTCCGTAGGAAACAGGATCTAGTTCTAAGCTCTGACCATGATCCGGACAATGTTCGGGATCCAAATCCATAACCCCGCATGGTTAATCCAAGTATATGATGTTTGACCTCCGGTACCCTTTTGATTACAATCAAGATTATGCCTAGAGTTATCAGCATGGGGCGACATCTCGCTGATTTCCTAACCGAGCTTGACGTTAGCATAAGCGAGATTGAGGGTCACATTGACCGACTAAGCAAGCTTAGGGATCAGTGGGTTGCCGCTCGCAAAAAAGCCGGTGAACTTGGGGAGCTGGTTCATCGTCGCGGAGGAGAAGAATTACCTGTATATCTGAATCAGAACGGACAACTTGCTGGTTTTGTTAGTCCGGCGTTACAAAAACCCGGCGTCAGCGATCCACTGTGGAAGCAACTCGCCTTTCTGATGCGATCAGAGTCTTTCACCATACCTGAGGCGATCAAAAAGCTAGAGGGTTCTGCAGGCAGAGATTTAGGAAAGAACGGCTACCAGAAGATAAGGAACTCGATTCTTCGGCACGGCGAAACATTTAAAAAGAATGAGAATGGAACGTACGACGTAATCATCACCGGGCTTTCAGGAGGTCCTCCAAGCTTGGAGAAGTTACTAGAGTTGTAATCAGGTGGATAGATCTGTTTGAGATGATTACCTGTTGAAGCGAGCGTTCTCCCGAGCCAAGGATGTCGTTCACCAAGAATGCTTAGGAACGGGTTTAAAACATGCGGTCGCATTTTGCCCATAAGGACGAGGTAAAGTTCACTATGCTGAGCGTTGAACCGAGAAAATTCCACCAAGTAGTTTCGGATCTGAGGAGAGCGGTATTCAGTGTGATTAGGGATAGGCCGAATTTGGCTGGAAACGTCGACTCGGCTGCCTTAGGTACTGGATTCTTTATTCGGCCAGACGTTTTTATGAGTTGCGATCATGTAATGAACCCTACTGCGGCACCCCATCAAGCGGGAGACTCGTACCGGCTAATTGCAAATCTTATGGGCGACGACGCCACGGTGCACGTTGTTCAGACTCCACAGATTGGAAGGGAGCTTTCTCTTTTTCCCGAGCTTGATCTCGCAGTCTTACAGGTTCCAAATGCCCCGGATCAGGAATTCGCCTCTATCTGTTACAGTGACGTCCTTGTCGGCCATGAGATCGGCGTGGTTGGTTATCCACTAGCCAAACTCGGAACGGACGCGGGCGGCAATCTTCTTCTTGATGGACTAATTTATAGGGCAGGGCGGGGCGTAATCACTGGGAGATTCTCAGGAGACCTCAATGGGAATGCAACCGCGATACCTCTACTAGAGGTGAACTTCATGTTCGTAAGCGGAAATAGCGGCGGTCCGGTGTTCGACCCCGAAACAGGACGCGTACTAGGCATGGTTCAGGGGATCCAATGGTTTAAGATCGCGGAACAACTCGTGGCCGTAAACGCAGCCCCCGGTCAGTTGCCGCTAGGAATTCCGCCCGTCTATGTTGCCCCGGTTCTCGCCGTCTACTCCAGAGCCATCAAGCTTGATTGCTTCCGGACGGTGCTCGACGGGTTTGGAATTACTGCCTAAATCCATGCGGTCACTGATCCGCGCAATCCTGCCAGTATTCGAGACATAGGTTATTCCACGCCCGTCGTCCATAGAGCACATGATCGTGTTGTTCAAGATAACGTTCATCGGGGCATGCCTCATCGATATGATGCAACTTTTCGTGGTGACGTGCAAGAGGGAAAACGAGGAGGTATCCAATACATTTACATTCAGCCGGAGTGAAGATCGCTCTTTCATATCGCTCTCATCGGCCGTGACTGTAAAGTCACGATCCTCATAAGAATGAAAGTTATCAAACGCTCCAAGACGGTGATGTACCACCCTCGGGGCATTTCACTACAACTTGCAGAGGATTCGAGTCCCTTTCCGTTGTCTAGCGGGCTGCTCATGGCCTGAGCCTCGCAGGTGAACCCAATCCCATGATGGGAATTTTGTAGGGAGTACCCACTTGTACCTGATTGTGTCTGCCAATACCTTCAACTGAGAACAGGGTGCAAATACAAGCACTTGCAATCGACCACAATTGTGTATCCACACCCTCTCTGAGATTATGAGTCCGCTGCTCTAACCAATTGAGCTATAGGCCCGTCGTGCAAGGTTGGGAAGACAAGCGGCCTCCAAGCCACGAAGGAAGATAGTCCCATATTAGACGATCCGGACAGCCTTACTTGACCGTCGCAGAGCCAGGACTGACATTCGCATCTTCAGGCGCGGATGGATTCAGCCGGCCAAGCGCATTCTCGGGTGTTGTCGAATGCACAGCGGTCTGCCCCGGCCCAGCCGTGGACGGGTTATCGCCCTTCGATCCGGATGGTTCGACCGCCGCCTTATGCTCCGAGGGCGGAGTCTTCAGAGGAGCGCTGACGACCCCTTCATGCTTCGCTGCGTTCTGAATCTCTTCCGGGCGCTGATTCGATTCCTGCGGCATCTTAACTCTCCAGTCTGGCCAGTCGCTATTCCTGAGTCTTCTCAGGCATGTTTGACGGCCTTTTTTCTCAGATGCGCATTCGCGAGCGGCTTGGGGATGCGGCCCTCAGTTTTTCGAAGCTTCCCCCGCCAGTACCGCGGGCTGTCGCAGTAGATGCAACTGGGGTGCAGTAAACTGATCGGGAACGTAAAGGGACTGGATTAAACGCTAAACAGGCGCTCCAGGACCTCCGGGATTGGAGTCTTGTGAGCGGAAGTAACTGCATTCTTGTAACGGGCGGCACGGGCTTTATCGGGTCGAACTTTGTCCTCGATTGGATGGGAGCGGGTCCAACCACCTCGGGTAAGCCAACCTCCGATACCGGCATTATCAACCTGGATCTCCTCACCTACGCCGGAAACCCTGCGAACCTGGCCGCTATCGAGGGCCGTCCGGGATACACGCTGGTCCACGGTGACATTTGCGACGCAACTCTCGTCGCCGAGACTCTGGACAGATATCAGCCGAAGGCTATCGTCCACTTCGCTGCCGAAAGCCACGTCGACCGTTCCATCGTCGGCCCGGAAGCCTTCCTCAAGACCAACATCGACGGAACGTTCACCCTCCTAAATGCCGCCCGCAGCTACTACGAACGACTGACCGGCGAGAAGAAGGAAAACTTCCGCTTCCTGCACGTCTCGACTGATGAGGTCTACGGCACACTCGGTCCGCACGATCCCGCCTTTCACGAGAAGACGCCCTACGCCCCTAACTCCCCCTACGCCGCTTCCAAGGCCTCGTCCGACCACCTCGTCCGCGCCTGGGTCCACACCTACAAGCTTCCCTGCATCATCACCAACTGCTCCAACAACTACGGACCGTTCCAGTTTCCCGAGAAGCTCATCCCCCTCATGATCACGCACGCCCTCAACGGGAAGCCTCTTCCCGTCTACGGCGACGGCCAGCAGATTCGCGACTGGCTCTACGTCTCCGACCACGCCAGCGCGCTCGTCGCCGTGCTCGAACGCGGCCGCATCGGCGAGACCTACAACGTCGGCGGGGGCAACCAGCGCAGCAACCTCGCTGTCGTCGAGACCATCTGCGCCCTGCTCGACGAGCTCCGGCCCGACTCAAAGTTCGCCCCTCAC
This genomic window from Granulicella sibirica contains:
- a CDS encoding recombinase family protein, which encodes MANGKFVSYLRVSTARQGASGLGLEAQREAVTRFLNGGKWTLVQEVMEVESGKKNDRPAIAEALRLCRLHKATLIIAKLDRLARNVHFISSLMESGVEFIACDFPEANRLTVHILAAVAEHEASMISARTRSALAAAKARGRILGGQRGPLDRMAAMSRKGTVASGVARSKTAAKRRDDLLPVILELQQKGAGSLRAVARGLDLLGLTTSQGGRWSAVQVQRILRRKQDLVLSSDHDPDNVRDPNP
- a CDS encoding S1 family peptidase, whose protein sequence is MLSVEPRKFHQVVSDLRRAVFSVIRDRPNLAGNVDSAALGTGFFIRPDVFMSCDHVMNPTAAPHQAGDSYRLIANLMGDDATVHVVQTPQIGRELSLFPELDLAVLQVPNAPDQEFASICYSDVLVGHEIGVVGYPLAKLGTDAGGNLLLDGLIYRAGRGVITGRFSGDLNGNATAIPLLEVNFMFVSGNSGGPVFDPETGRVLGMVQGIQWFKIAEQLVAVNAAPGQLPLGIPPVYVAPVLAVYSRAIKLDCFRTVLDGFGITA
- the rfbB gene encoding dTDP-glucose 4,6-dehydratase; protein product: MSGSNCILVTGGTGFIGSNFVLDWMGAGPTTSGKPTSDTGIINLDLLTYAGNPANLAAIEGRPGYTLVHGDICDATLVAETLDRYQPKAIVHFAAESHVDRSIVGPEAFLKTNIDGTFTLLNAARSYYERLTGEKKENFRFLHVSTDEVYGTLGPHDPAFHEKTPYAPNSPYAASKASSDHLVRAWVHTYKLPCIITNCSNNYGPFQFPEKLIPLMITHALNGKPLPVYGDGQQIRDWLYVSDHASALVAVLERGRIGETYNVGGGNQRSNLAVVETICALLDELRPDSKFAPHSQLITYVKDRPGHDRRYAIDARKIESELGWTASESFETGLRKTVEWYLANPGWIENVTSGAYQQWVQKNYGDRTGIAPASEVVAR